In one window of Sporomusaceae bacterium FL31 DNA:
- the mtnA gene encoding methylthioribose-1-phosphate isomerase produces the protein MLSMSWDEACFKLLNQTKLPGKVEYIHCTDYKVVADAIKRLEVRGAPAIGAAAAFALVLGARQIADQGDFWERFLAIAQELRETRPTAVNLFWALDRMLSVASRYKEDNDITGLLVALEQEALMIANEDATVNSRISENGAELFHEPLAVLTHCNAGALATVGFGTALGVIRQAWSEGKITRVFADETRPLLQGARLTAWELMQEKIPVTLITDSMAGWVMKNKKVQAVIVGADRITLNGDVANKIGTYSVAVLAKEHGIPFYVAAPVSTFDFNMLSGDDIPIEERKATEVTTIGGVQIAPDGVEVYNPAFDVTPNELVSAIITEHGVLRAPYNKAVQQLQQKMRGE, from the coding sequence ATGCTTTCCATGTCTTGGGATGAGGCTTGTTTTAAACTTTTAAACCAAACTAAATTACCTGGTAAGGTTGAATATATTCATTGTACAGATTACAAAGTTGTTGCTGATGCGATAAAACGATTGGAAGTAAGAGGTGCTCCTGCCATCGGTGCTGCTGCTGCTTTTGCATTAGTGCTAGGTGCTCGCCAAATTGCTGACCAGGGAGACTTTTGGGAGCGTTTCCTGGCGATTGCTCAGGAGCTACGCGAGACCAGACCTACTGCAGTGAATTTATTTTGGGCATTAGATCGGATGTTATCAGTAGCTAGTCGTTATAAAGAAGACAATGATATTACAGGATTGTTAGTAGCCCTTGAACAAGAAGCTTTGATGATTGCGAATGAAGATGCGACTGTGAACAGCCGTATTTCGGAAAATGGCGCTGAATTATTTCATGAGCCCTTAGCCGTCCTTACTCATTGCAATGCAGGCGCATTAGCAACAGTTGGTTTTGGAACTGCATTAGGGGTTATTCGTCAGGCTTGGTCTGAGGGGAAAATCACTCGGGTTTTTGCCGATGAAACAAGGCCATTGCTTCAAGGTGCACGTTTAACGGCTTGGGAGCTCATGCAGGAGAAAATACCAGTTACATTAATTACTGACAGTATGGCTGGCTGGGTTATGAAGAACAAAAAAGTTCAGGCAGTCATCGTTGGTGCTGATCGGATTACTCTGAACGGGGATGTTGCAAATAAAATTGGAACCTATAGTGTAGCTGTGCTGGCTAAGGAACACGGTATTCCGTTCTATGTAGCAGCACCTGTTTCCACATTTGATTTTAATATGCTATCTGGTGATGATATCCCTATTGAAGAACGTAAAGCAACTGAGGTTACAACAATTGGTGGGGTTCAAATTGCTCCAGATGGAGTTGAAGTTTATAACCCTGCTTTTGATGTTACACCCAATGAACTGGTTTCTGCTATTATTACTGAACACGGTGTTTTAAGAGCGCCTTACAATAAAGCCGTACAGCAATTACAACAAAAAATGAGAGGGGAATAA
- a CDS encoding putative 6-oxopurine nucleoside phosphorylase, which yields MIKIAIIGGTGVYDPNILRNVRSEEISTPYGAVQYNVGEYAGKNVAFLPRHGSKHSIPPHLINYRANIWGMKKLGVENIIATTAVGSLNIDMKPGQFVLVDQFLDFTKGRVSSFYEGGERGVVHVDLTTPYCEILREKIIAAAHTLAIPIHNKGVYVCTEGPRFETPAEINMFAKLGGDLVGMTNVPEAVLAREAEMCYSTVSMVTNYAAGISPQALTHGEVLETMAANSENIKKLIMKSIELIDLQSSNCSCSKALAEYGGFKL from the coding sequence ATGATTAAGATTGCGATAATTGGTGGAACTGGCGTATATGATCCTAATATTTTGCGGAATGTTCGCAGTGAAGAAATTAGTACTCCTTACGGAGCCGTACAATATAATGTAGGTGAGTATGCTGGTAAGAATGTAGCATTTCTTCCCCGGCATGGAAGTAAACATTCGATTCCACCCCATTTAATTAACTATCGTGCTAATATCTGGGGCATGAAAAAATTGGGTGTTGAGAATATTATAGCCACTACTGCCGTAGGATCGTTAAATATTGATATGAAACCAGGCCAGTTTGTATTAGTCGATCAATTTTTGGATTTTACTAAAGGTAGAGTCAGTTCATTTTATGAAGGCGGAGAACGCGGGGTAGTTCATGTTGATCTGACCACTCCATATTGTGAGATACTTCGCGAAAAGATTATTGCAGCCGCTCACACCTTAGCTATTCCCATACATAACAAAGGTGTTTATGTTTGTACAGAAGGACCACGCTTTGAAACACCAGCGGAAATTAATATGTTTGCTAAGCTTGGCGGCGATTTAGTAGGGATGACGAATGTTCCTGAAGCAGTCCTGGCAAGAGAGGCTGAAATGTGTTATTCTACGGTGTCAATGGTGACCAACTATGCTGCAGGAATCTCTCCTCAAGCACTCACCCATGGCGAAGTGCTTGAGACCATGGCCGCGAATTCTGAGAATATCAAGAAACTTATAATGAAGTCTATCGAGCTAATCGATTTACAATCATCAAATTGCAGCTGTTCAAAAGCGCTTGCTGAATATGGCGGATTTAAACTTTAA
- the surE gene encoding 5'-nucleotidase SurE, whose product MRILLTNDDGIGAPGIQALWQSLSRIAEVIVVAPDSERSATSQAITVHHPIRVDQYCINEPPLCAWRVGGTPTDCVKIAVEALMTEKPDIVVSGINLGSNLGTDVLYSGTVSAAIEGSLYGITSVAVSLDTWQACDFSIAADFTAKLVQTLIKKKLPPNTLLNVNVPAVSANEIAGTAITKLGVRQYANTFERRQDPRGRLYYWMGGQIVDNDNDPDTDIVAVKNKKISVTPIHFDLTNYGLMNMLTDWDLNKADL is encoded by the coding sequence TTGCGCATATTGCTAACTAACGATGATGGTATAGGCGCTCCAGGAATTCAAGCGCTGTGGCAATCTTTAAGTCGTATTGCTGAGGTCATTGTGGTAGCTCCTGATTCGGAGCGAAGTGCGACAAGTCAAGCAATAACCGTACATCATCCAATTAGAGTGGACCAATACTGCATTAACGAGCCGCCACTATGTGCTTGGCGTGTGGGGGGCACTCCAACAGATTGTGTAAAGATTGCAGTCGAAGCATTAATGACAGAAAAGCCGGATATTGTTGTTTCTGGTATTAATCTTGGTTCAAACCTTGGTACTGATGTTTTATATTCGGGTACTGTAAGTGCTGCGATTGAAGGATCATTATATGGTATTACATCAGTGGCAGTTTCTTTAGATACCTGGCAAGCATGTGATTTTAGTATAGCCGCTGATTTTACAGCTAAATTGGTTCAAACATTAATTAAGAAAAAACTTCCTCCCAATACATTACTCAATGTTAATGTTCCGGCTGTAAGTGCTAATGAAATTGCAGGAACTGCAATTACAAAACTAGGTGTGCGTCAATATGCAAATACTTTTGAACGCAGGCAGGATCCTCGAGGACGCTTGTACTATTGGATGGGTGGGCAAATCGTAGATAATGATAACGATCCAGATACTGATATCGTTGCAGTAAAAAACAAAAAAATATCGGTTACACCGATTCATTTTGATCTGACTAACTATGGCTTGATGAATATGTTGACGGATTGGGATTTGAATAAAGCTGATTTATAG
- the queE gene encoding 7-carboxy-7-deazaguanine synthase — MTNAINLVEVFSSIQGEGEYVGCRQVFVRLAGCNLQCNYCDTPTSRQIPDTCRIEGNAGQRDFIEVANPMNPEALAAVINGLLDKPHHSVSFTGGEPLCQAEALNQVAGKIKGKTYLETNGTLPVELEKVIDNIDIISMDIKLPVTTGCPLWEEHRQFLELALAKNVFVKLVIDAGIDIDHFDQAVHLVAAVSTEIPLILQPVTPINDCKAIDPDQVIELQSRALNILKNVKVIPQTHKFLGQL, encoded by the coding sequence ATGACAAATGCAATTAATTTAGTGGAAGTATTCTCGTCAATTCAAGGCGAAGGAGAGTATGTCGGCTGTCGTCAAGTTTTTGTTCGCCTTGCAGGGTGTAACCTACAATGCAACTATTGTGATACTCCAACCTCACGGCAAATACCGGACACTTGCCGTATCGAAGGCAATGCCGGACAAAGAGATTTTATTGAAGTTGCAAATCCTATGAATCCTGAGGCGCTAGCTGCAGTGATTAATGGACTTTTGGACAAACCTCACCATTCAGTGAGTTTTACTGGTGGTGAACCGTTGTGTCAGGCTGAGGCACTGAACCAAGTTGCAGGGAAAATAAAAGGGAAAACATACCTGGAAACCAATGGAACACTTCCTGTGGAACTGGAAAAAGTGATTGATAATATTGATATTATTAGTATGGATATTAAGTTACCAGTTACGACCGGCTGTCCTTTATGGGAAGAGCATCGGCAATTTTTAGAATTGGCCTTAGCGAAAAATGTTTTTGTTAAATTGGTCATTGATGCAGGTATTGATATCGATCATTTTGATCAAGCTGTTCATTTAGTAGCTGCTGTTAGTACGGAGATACCGTTAATTTTGCAGCCTGTGACACCAATTAACGATTGTAAAGCAATAGATCCTGACCAAGTCATAGAATTGCAGAGTCGGGCACTTAATATTTTAAAGAATGTAAAAGTAATACCTCAGACTCACAAATTTCTTGGACAATTATAA
- a CDS encoding 6-carboxy-5,6,7,8-tetrahydropterin synthase, with protein sequence MYEITVVVEFEAAHRIVDYPGKCNRLHGHNWSIEVTVAGKQLNELGMLIDFRELKNEVNQVIGKLDHIYLNELEEFRVQNPTAENIACYIYSELKKKQIFGNAIIIRSVKVWESPKSAVTYSEDSIDDKCN encoded by the coding sequence ATGTATGAGATAACGGTAGTTGTTGAGTTTGAGGCTGCTCATCGGATTGTTGATTATCCCGGTAAGTGCAACAGATTACATGGTCATAATTGGAGCATTGAGGTAACCGTAGCGGGTAAACAACTTAACGAGCTGGGGATGCTTATCGATTTCCGGGAACTTAAAAATGAAGTCAATCAAGTGATTGGAAAACTTGATCATATTTATCTAAATGAGTTAGAAGAATTCAGAGTGCAAAATCCTACTGCGGAGAATATCGCTTGTTATATCTATTCTGAGTTGAAGAAAAAGCAGATTTTTGGAAATGCTATTATCATTCGATCCGTAAAAGTGTGGGAATCGCCAAAGTCAGCGGTAACTTATAGTGAGGATTCAATTGATGACAAATGCAATTAA
- a CDS encoding glycosyl transferase: protein MNYVFDYIMIPMQIIIIFFTLYYFIIAFFGIWRRKETKVLTPKHNFAVIVAAHNEEQVIGQLVENLQVLRYPREMYDIFVIADNCKDRTAQVARNAGATVFERFNLEKRGKGYAMEWMFAKLFQLKRKYDAVIIFDADNLVHPNFLLEMNHSLSKGEKVIQGYLDAKNPHDTWIAGTFAISFWVTNHIWHLAKSNIGLSSVLGGTGMCISTDILEKFGWGATCLTEDMEFTMKVLLKGIRTTWAHDAIVFDEKPLTFMQSWKQRKRWAQGHFDIAARYIPRMIYEGVRQRDIRILDGVLHLLQPHFLILSTTFVLASYFYHIVPFYTNIFYKVLPLEVWTVIAVGQYVLPVIVLMMIRANWKSWIYLVFYPLFVYSWIPITFLGFLHRNEREWSHTQHTRSISYQEILINHSSDFPKENLLSKQAIK from the coding sequence ATGAACTATGTTTTTGACTACATAATGATTCCGATGCAGATAATTATCATTTTTTTTACGTTATATTACTTTATTATAGCTTTTTTCGGAATCTGGCGTAGAAAAGAAACGAAAGTCCTTACGCCAAAGCATAATTTTGCAGTAATAGTAGCTGCTCATAATGAAGAACAAGTAATAGGTCAGTTGGTTGAAAACCTGCAGGTTTTAAGATATCCGCGTGAGATGTATGATATATTTGTCATTGCTGATAATTGTAAAGATCGTACAGCTCAAGTTGCTCGTAATGCTGGAGCTACTGTATTTGAACGATTTAACCTAGAGAAACGTGGCAAAGGATACGCGATGGAATGGATGTTTGCCAAACTGTTTCAATTAAAGAGAAAGTATGATGCAGTAATTATCTTTGATGCTGATAATCTGGTTCATCCGAATTTTTTATTGGAAATGAATCATAGTTTAAGCAAAGGCGAAAAAGTCATTCAGGGATATCTTGATGCAAAGAATCCGCATGATACATGGATTGCCGGCACATTTGCGATTTCTTTTTGGGTTACTAATCATATCTGGCACTTGGCCAAATCAAACATTGGTCTATCAAGTGTTCTAGGTGGTACAGGCATGTGTATTTCAACCGATATTCTTGAGAAATTTGGTTGGGGAGCAACTTGCCTTACTGAAGATATGGAATTTACCATGAAAGTTTTACTTAAAGGAATTAGAACAACTTGGGCTCATGATGCCATTGTTTTCGACGAGAAGCCACTTACTTTTATGCAGTCTTGGAAACAGCGCAAACGGTGGGCACAAGGTCATTTTGATATTGCAGCGCGTTATATTCCACGAATGATTTACGAAGGAGTTCGTCAGCGTGATATTAGAATATTAGATGGTGTTTTGCACTTGCTGCAGCCACATTTCTTAATATTGTCGACAACCTTTGTATTAGCAAGTTATTTCTATCATATTGTACCATTCTATACCAATATATTTTATAAAGTTCTTCCGTTAGAGGTATGGACGGTCATTGCAGTTGGGCAATATGTATTGCCGGTTATTGTACTCATGATGATTCGTGCTAATTGGAAATCATGGATTTACTTGGTGTTTTACCCATTATTTGTTTATAGCTGGATTCCGATTACTTTCTTAGGTTTTCTTCATCGCAATGAGCGTGAATGGAGTCATACTCAACATACGCGTAGCATCAGTTATCAAGAAATACTGATTAATCATTCGAGTGATTTTCCTAAAGAGAACTTATTAAGTAAGCAGGCTATTAAATAA
- a CDS encoding CDP-diacylglycerol--serine O-phosphatidyltransferase, translating into MRSLIPNLLTALNLVLGMFSIISTFNGDFYYAALLVVAAMVADGLDGRAARYFKVSSDFGKELDSLCDLVSFGVAPAILAYSFLLKDFDKLGYLVAAAFATCGALRLARFNVNASVVKGYFMGLPIPAAGCALATFVMLGIKPSGWTFPFMVLVFAYLMVSTVKYPDFKGKGEKIRIVPVIISLAIGLYVLFNRHDAVFFAPFFTYAMFGILNTVFGLFDSKSAA; encoded by the coding sequence GTGAGAAGTTTAATTCCGAATTTATTAACAGCCCTGAATCTTGTTTTGGGCATGTTTTCTATAATTAGTACGTTTAATGGTGACTTTTATTATGCTGCTTTACTTGTTGTTGCTGCGATGGTCGCTGATGGGTTGGATGGCAGGGCAGCCAGATACTTTAAGGTAAGCAGTGATTTTGGTAAAGAACTCGATTCATTATGTGATTTAGTTTCTTTTGGTGTTGCCCCTGCAATCTTAGCGTATTCTTTTCTACTTAAAGATTTTGATAAGCTTGGTTATCTTGTAGCTGCTGCTTTTGCTACTTGTGGTGCTCTGCGTTTAGCAAGATTTAATGTGAATGCAAGTGTCGTAAAGGGATACTTCATGGGGTTACCCATACCTGCCGCTGGATGCGCGCTGGCAACTTTTGTTATGCTTGGAATTAAGCCTAGTGGATGGACTTTTCCCTTTATGGTACTGGTATTTGCGTATTTGATGGTGAGTACTGTAAAATATCCGGATTTTAAAGGTAAAGGGGAGAAGATTCGGATCGTTCCGGTGATTATATCCTTGGCAATCGGTTTATATGTATTATTTAATAGGCATGATGCAGTTTTTTTTGCACCATTTTTTACCTATGCAATGTTTGGCATATTAAATACGGTCTTTGGTTTGTTTGATTCAAAATCTGCCGCCTAG
- a CDS encoding phosphatidylserine decarboxylase encodes MVKTPIVKEGYIYIALLAVITIVVGLAVHPYWSIIPGVLMLFVSFFFRNPKRTIPFDDVLVVSPADGRVMGVTEVEEDEFVNEPCNKVTIFLSVFDVHVNRSPIAGEIKFQQYTCGRFKPAYKESAGCENERHSIGIENDNMRILVTQIAGLIARRIVSWVTLGSILQQGERYGLIKFGSCTELIMPKNIEVLVKKGDRVKGGETIIGRLNK; translated from the coding sequence ATGGTTAAAACGCCTATAGTTAAAGAAGGGTACATTTATATAGCTTTGCTTGCTGTTATAACCATAGTAGTCGGTTTGGCCGTTCACCCGTACTGGAGTATAATTCCGGGTGTTCTTATGCTTTTTGTTAGTTTCTTTTTTCGCAATCCTAAGCGTACTATCCCGTTTGATGATGTATTGGTTGTGTCTCCCGCTGATGGTCGAGTAATGGGAGTCACAGAAGTTGAAGAAGATGAGTTTGTCAATGAGCCCTGCAATAAAGTTACGATATTCCTATCTGTATTTGATGTTCATGTCAATCGCAGTCCAATTGCAGGTGAAATTAAATTTCAGCAGTATACTTGTGGACGTTTTAAGCCTGCATATAAAGAATCTGCGGGCTGCGAAAATGAACGTCATTCAATTGGTATCGAAAACGACAACATGCGAATTTTAGTAACTCAAATTGCGGGTCTTATTGCTCGCCGCATTGTATCTTGGGTAACATTAGGAAGTATTCTTCAGCAAGGAGAGCGTTACGGACTTATAAAATTTGGCTCATGTACGGAGCTTATTATGCCTAAGAATATCGAAGTACTAGTTAAAAAAGGGGATAGAGTAAAAGGTGGCGAAACAATAATCGGGAGGCTAAATAAGTGA
- a CDS encoding N-acetylmannosaminyltransferase — translation MAETRIPVLDVMIDAVTMNEAVLIVENFIIEKKARLVATANAEMVMMARSDDELASILSKADLVIPDGAGVVWAARYKGHSVPERVAGFDLVQEILKKSAQKGYRIYFLGSAPGIAAQAKIWAERQYPGVNITGIRDGYFSSEEDSDIIDEIKLCKPDILLVALGVPKQEKWLSKNLTQLNIPVSIGVGGSFDVMAGVTDRAPMWMQRANLEWLYRLLSQPKRAMRMLALPRFVLSVVLAKKH, via the coding sequence GTGGCAGAGACAAGGATACCTGTATTGGATGTAATGATTGATGCCGTTACAATGAATGAAGCGGTGCTCATTGTTGAAAATTTTATCATTGAGAAGAAGGCTCGCTTGGTCGCTACTGCGAATGCCGAGATGGTTATGATGGCCCGGAGTGATGACGAGTTGGCTAGTATTCTAAGTAAGGCCGATCTCGTCATACCTGATGGGGCTGGCGTTGTTTGGGCTGCCCGCTATAAGGGGCATTCAGTGCCTGAACGAGTGGCTGGTTTTGACTTAGTCCAGGAAATTTTAAAAAAATCGGCACAAAAAGGATATCGGATCTATTTCTTAGGCAGCGCGCCAGGTATAGCGGCACAAGCTAAAATATGGGCTGAGCGTCAATATCCTGGTGTTAACATAACAGGAATAAGAGATGGATATTTTTCTTCTGAAGAAGATTCTGATATAATTGACGAAATAAAATTATGTAAACCTGATATTTTATTAGTAGCACTGGGGGTTCCTAAACAGGAAAAATGGTTAAGCAAGAATTTAACACAGTTGAATATTCCAGTTTCAATCGGTGTAGGTGGAAGTTTCGACGTAATGGCTGGAGTGACGGATCGGGCTCCCATGTGGATGCAGCGTGCTAATTTAGAGTGGCTGTATCGGTTATTGTCTCAGCCTAAGCGTGCCATGCGAATGCTGGCCTTGCCGCGCTTTGTTCTAAGCGTTGTATTAGCTAAAAAACATTAG
- a CDS encoding penicillin-binding protein 1A: protein MRRLFLKVLIIMFILSSCVNVSYAFLGLPQTNNLDSLQLVSATQVFDINGQLISKLFEQNRIVVSINSMSPYIPQAIVANEDTRFYSHIGIDPIGIIRAIWANIRSGGIAEGGSTVTQQLAREMFLTQEQTFTRKIKEALLAIIIERKFSKQEILQAYLNQVYFGEGAYGVEAAAQVYFGKHASELTLSQSAMIAGLARGPNLYSPYADMKAALTRRSVVLAGMVKEGYITQNSADSAQAEPLVLAGKKKRTVQASYFIDYVANELVGRYGANRVYKGGLKVYTTMDIKVQQAAEAALGDYQGAILVLDPRNGYIKAMVGGRNYQESQVNRVTADIRQPGSAFKPFVYATALNKGLTSNAIIIDEPINIAGYSPQNYDSKFRGAITMKKALRWSVNTASVKLAQQVDMTDVLSLTKNMGISTLTPQDDNLAAALGGLTQGVSLIELTTAYTAFANSGILSRPVGIIKVLDENNQVLEEVQIKQQSVLRPETAYIMTDMMMGVLEDGTGTAANIGRPAAGKTGTTDNYETAWFIGYTPELLAGIYVGNDDRIPVGISGSQVAGFWGKMMSTALANTSPQSFAIPPNIITGIPVCTDSGKLPGPNCPEIEYSAFIRGTEPTVIDNRLRPNLQIDQSAPNQQTEKRQERPRWKLNLPRLPSF, encoded by the coding sequence ATGCGCAGACTTTTTTTGAAAGTATTAATTATAATGTTCATACTATCTTCTTGTGTCAATGTAAGCTATGCTTTCTTGGGTTTACCGCAGACAAATAACTTGGATAGTTTGCAATTAGTATCGGCAACTCAAGTTTTTGATATTAATGGACAATTGATATCAAAGTTATTTGAGCAAAACCGTATTGTGGTATCAATAAACAGTATGTCCCCGTATATTCCTCAAGCTATTGTTGCAAATGAGGACACACGCTTTTACAGCCATATAGGAATTGATCCTATTGGCATTATTAGAGCTATATGGGCTAATATCCGATCAGGTGGTATTGCCGAAGGTGGAAGCACTGTGACTCAGCAACTCGCGCGGGAAATGTTTCTTACACAAGAACAAACTTTTACCCGTAAGATTAAAGAAGCGTTATTAGCAATTATTATTGAGCGTAAGTTTTCAAAACAAGAGATCTTACAAGCTTATTTGAACCAAGTCTATTTCGGTGAAGGCGCTTATGGAGTTGAAGCAGCGGCGCAGGTCTATTTTGGCAAGCATGCAAGTGAGCTTACCTTAAGTCAAAGTGCTATGATTGCAGGTTTAGCACGGGGGCCTAATCTATATTCACCGTATGCTGATATGAAAGCTGCACTAACCAGAAGAAGTGTAGTGCTTGCTGGCATGGTAAAGGAGGGGTATATAACTCAGAATTCTGCTGATTCGGCTCAGGCTGAACCACTTGTCTTAGCAGGAAAGAAGAAACGCACAGTGCAGGCTTCGTATTTTATTGATTATGTTGCAAACGAATTAGTGGGACGTTATGGTGCAAATCGTGTCTATAAAGGCGGTTTAAAAGTATATACGACGATGGATATTAAGGTGCAGCAAGCCGCTGAGGCAGCCTTAGGTGATTATCAAGGAGCTATCTTAGTGCTTGATCCACGCAATGGTTATATAAAAGCGATGGTCGGTGGACGGAATTATCAAGAAAGTCAAGTCAATCGCGTTACTGCAGATATACGTCAGCCCGGATCTGCGTTTAAACCTTTTGTCTACGCAACCGCATTAAATAAAGGGCTAACGTCAAATGCGATCATTATTGATGAGCCAATTAACATTGCAGGATATTCACCACAAAATTATGATAGCAAGTTTCGCGGAGCAATAACAATGAAAAAGGCATTGCGATGGTCGGTGAACACAGCATCAGTAAAACTTGCTCAACAAGTCGATATGACTGATGTGCTTAGTTTAACAAAAAACATGGGAATTAGTACCTTAACGCCGCAAGACGATAATTTAGCAGCAGCACTTGGAGGACTTACTCAAGGGGTTAGTTTGATTGAGTTAACAACGGCCTATACTGCTTTTGCCAATAGTGGAATTTTATCACGACCAGTCGGGATCATAAAAGTGCTAGATGAAAACAATCAAGTGTTGGAAGAAGTTCAAATAAAGCAGCAATCGGTACTTAGACCTGAAACTGCTTATATCATGACCGACATGATGATGGGAGTTCTGGAAGACGGTACAGGTACAGCTGCAAACATTGGCAGACCTGCGGCTGGTAAAACGGGTACAACCGATAACTATGAAACTGCTTGGTTTATTGGGTATACTCCAGAGCTATTGGCAGGAATTTATGTTGGAAATGATGATCGTATACCTGTTGGAATATCAGGTAGTCAAGTGGCCGGATTCTGGGGGAAAATGATGAGTACAGCACTTGCAAACACTTCTCCGCAATCCTTTGCAATACCTCCAAATATTATTACAGGTATACCCGTATGCACTGACTCTGGCAAGCTTCCAGGACCTAATTGTCCAGAGATTGAATATAGTGCATTTATTCGCGGAACAGAACCAACAGTTATCGATAATAGACTGCGACCGAATTTGCAAATTGATCAATCCGCCCCTAACCAACAGACAGAAAAGCGACAAGAACGTCCAAGGTGGAAGCTGAATTTACCGCGATTGCCCAGTTTTTAA
- a CDS encoding polysaccharide deacetylase — MIKNYSAFKAFCGAAAIIVLLLAFAPLITVPAYTTYASMGQEINIESTVVSNPSEPAISIIDEESVFGSNPLYDKYTISERKSLNLPLALPESNSYYGEKTVYLTFDDGPDPENTSAILRILKENNIKATFFVVGTQVEKYPQTLKNVFDAGHAIGNHSYNHVYRDLYKSPAAYIAQLSQTDEKIKSILGVRPRISRAPGGSAGSFTKFYWEELKVNGYTEVGWNISSGDASSAKAPQIINNIARQLENKFLWSHAIVLMHDGRGHSETVAALPAIIKLFKDRGFEFRVINLKTPPAW, encoded by the coding sequence ATGATTAAAAACTATTCTGCCTTTAAAGCTTTTTGCGGAGCAGCGGCTATTATTGTATTACTCTTAGCCTTTGCACCTTTAATTACCGTACCTGCATATACAACATATGCTTCAATGGGACAAGAGATTAACATTGAAAGTACTGTAGTATCTAACCCCAGCGAGCCTGCTATCAGTATTATTGATGAAGAGTCAGTCTTTGGCAGTAATCCCCTCTATGATAAATATACAATTTCCGAACGTAAATCGCTTAATCTGCCTTTGGCTCTGCCAGAAAGCAACTCTTATTACGGCGAGAAAACGGTATATCTAACCTTTGATGATGGACCGGATCCTGAGAACACCTCAGCCATCCTCAGAATTTTGAAAGAGAATAATATCAAAGCTACATTTTTCGTAGTCGGAACCCAAGTGGAAAAATATCCGCAGACCTTAAAAAATGTTTTTGATGCAGGACATGCGATTGGTAATCATAGTTACAATCATGTGTATCGAGACTTATATAAGTCACCGGCAGCCTATATTGCACAACTTTCCCAAACCGATGAAAAAATCAAAAGCATTCTTGGTGTACGTCCAAGAATTTCTCGTGCTCCAGGCGGATCAGCCGGAAGTTTTACAAAATTCTATTGGGAAGAGTTAAAAGTCAACGGTTATACTGAAGTAGGCTGGAATATCAGTTCTGGTGACGCTTCTTCAGCAAAAGCCCCCCAAATCATTAATAACATTGCGCGACAGCTGGAAAATAAATTTTTATGGAGCCACGCTATAGTCCTCATGCATGATGGCCGTGGACATAGTGAAACAGTAGCAGCCTTGCCAGCAATTATAAAACTTTTTAAAGACCGCGGCTTTGAATTTCGCGTCATAAACTTAAAAACACCGCCAGCCTGGTAA